A genomic window from Salvia miltiorrhiza cultivar Shanhuang (shh) chromosome 5, IMPLAD_Smil_shh, whole genome shotgun sequence includes:
- the LOC131025927 gene encoding uncharacterized protein LOC131025927 — translation MPPRRAPADQQNMMQEFITAMQGIFQQQAQGAQNPQRNNTSIVVEQFRRYNPPRFDGRSGPLAMEEWIRELERIFEHIECTDAHKVSCAVFQFCEDASHWWDSYKRSMTEQARQGLTWNRFKEIVTNQYFPRSYRNQKEAEFLDLKQGELSTTDYERKFNQLSRYATRLVNTNDQKADRFLRGLRPEIRGILAAQGIQDYALAVRRAQEVEAGLEMDKPPPKNMVRNEKRKWEDPSDGGGDTQNKRERVEPKPNETPQLSYPQCPKCNKYHLGKCLYRSGICYYCHEPGHNATMCPHKGRKEPEKRGNARLYHMGGPNEAEKL, via the coding sequence ATGCCGCCTCGTAGAGCCCCTGCCGATCAACAAAATATGATGCAAGAATTTATCACCGCAATGCAAGGAATCTTTCAACAACAAGCTCAAGGTGCACAAAATCCACAACGCAATAACACAAGCATAGTCGTAGAGCAGTTTCGACGTTATAACCCACCAAGGTTTGATGGGAGGAGCGGACCACTAGCAATGGAGGAATGGATAAGAGAGCTGGAGAGAATCTTTGAACATATCGAGTGCACTGATGCCCACAAAGTCTCATGTGCTGTTTTTCAATTCTGCGAGGATGCTAGCCATTGGTGGGATTCCTACAAGCGATCAATGACCGAACAAGCGCGACAAGGGTTGACATGGAATAGGTTCAAGGAGATTGTGACCAATCAATACTTTCCACGCTCCTACCGCAATCAAAAGGAGGCCGAATTCTTGGATCTCAAACAAGGAGAGCTGTCCACCACCGACTACGAAAGGAAGTTCAACCAACTGTCACGCTACGCCACACGCCTAGTCAACACCAATGACCAAAAGGCGGATAGGTTCTTAAGGGGACTACGACCAGAAATTCGAGGAATTTTGGCGGCTCAAGGAATTCAAGATTATGCTTTGGCTGTGAGGCGAGCGCAAGAAGTTGAGGCAGGATTAGAGATGGATAAACCACCGCCTAAGAATATGGTTAGGAATGAAAAGAGGAAATGGGAGGATCCAAGTGATGGAGGAGGAGATACGCAAAACAAGAGGGAGAGAGTGGAGCCCAAACCTAATGAAACACCCCAACTAAGCTACCCCCAATGTCCGAAATGTAATAAATACCATCTCGGGAAATGCCTGTATCGGTCTGGAATATGTTATTATTGTCACGAACCGGGTCACAATGCGACGATGTGCCCTCATAAAGGAAGAAAGGAACCCGAAAAGCGAGGAAATGCACGATTATACCATATGGGAGGGCCGAACGAGGCAGAAAAACTTTGA